One Spinacia oleracea cultivar Varoflay chromosome 4, BTI_SOV_V1, whole genome shotgun sequence DNA segment encodes these proteins:
- the LOC110791895 gene encoding L-type lectin-domain containing receptor kinase S.6, with protein sequence MFPEFITIFTLIFIFNLPYTFSLPFIPATNITFFGDAHLIIHPETNLSSISLTQQNPSSSGRAFYFYPLQFLDPETNSSVSFTSHFSFSITPSSPSNPGDGIAFLITSDLGLFSSRFTHLGMPEFSLNSQESFFAVEFDTKFDPLTGDVNDNHVGIDVNSYISLVSDDGLLGEVDLSSGKKINAWIEYRKSVKIVRVWVSYFPNKPLNPVVSAQIDLSKYMKESMYVGFSASNRDGSALHVIDGWEFKTFEFDYSTVDKDLEGGDCMNCIPGEGSDGDSKKDDKTVDIALTVVISALSLFAIVVMFYLIWMSRKDVESKREKSRRIELKTGPIKLHLSEIESATNGFSKSKIIGQGASSTVYRGILFHGQVVAVKRLNDVGNGNNLIKPFTNECTGMARKLKHKNLVQLLGWCCEKNELILVYEFLPNGNLDRNLHRDSDAFRVLTCEQRLNIVLGIASGLTYLHEECSRQIIHRDVKTCNVMLDSDFNPKLGDFGLVKVYDRDSRTRKPTIPAGTMGYLAPEYVYSGIPTIKSDVYSFGVVVLEVVSGRRPVEEKGGFLIDWVWNLWEEGKVIEAIDWRMMGMYSKEDMERMLKVGLWCVHSDKKKRPTIKKAAMMLRGDLQVPDLPAKRPDLKLRNAAGDDLELEDCPWATPKTHFSEH encoded by the coding sequence ATGTTTCCTGAATTCATCACGATCTTCACCTtaatcttcatcttcaacctcccTTACACGTTCTCTCTCCCCTTCATCCCCGCCACGAATATCACCTTCTTCGGTGATGCGCACTTAATCATCCACCCCGAAACAAACCTCTCTTCCATAAGCTTAACCCAGCAGAATCCTTCTTCTTCAGGCAGAGCTTTCTACTTTTACCCACTTCAATTTCTTGATCCCGAGACCAATTCCTCTGTTTCTTTTACTTCCCACTTTTCCTTCAGTATTACGCCTTCTTCTCCCTCAAATCCTGGTGATGGTATCGCattcttgatcacctctgacTTGGGGTTGTTTAGTTCGAGATTTACTCATCTGGGTATGCCTGAATTCAGCTTGAACTCTCAAGAATCGTTTTTCGCGGTCGAATTCGATACGAAATTCGATCCTTTaactggggatgttaatgaTAATCATGTGGGTATTGATGTGAATTCTTACATTTCTTTGGTTTCGGATGATGGGTTATTGGGTGAAGTTGATTTGAGTAGCGGAAAGAAGATTAATGCTTGGATTGAGTACAGAAAATCAGTGAAAATTGTCAGGGTTTGGGTAAGTTATTTCCCAAACAAGCCCTTAAACCCTGTAGTTTCTGCTCAGATTGATCTTTCTAAGTATATGAAGGAGTCAATGTACGTGGGTTTTTCTGCTTCTAATAGAGATGGCTCTGCACTGCATGTTATTGATGGATGGGAGTTCAAGACTTTCGAGTTTGATTATTCGACTGTTGATAAAGATTTAGAGGGAGGAGATTGTATGAACTGCATTCCGGGAGAAGGTTCTGATGGCGACAGCAAGAAAGATGATAAGACAGTAGATATTGCATTGACTGTAGTTATATCTGCATTGAGTCTTTTTGCTATTGTTGTAATGTTTTATTTGATCTGGATGTCTAGGAAAGATGTGGAATCAAAGAGAGAAAAAAGCAGGAGGATTGAATTGAAGACAGGGCCAATAAAATTACATCTGTCAGAGATCGAATCGGCTACTAATGGTTTTAGCAAGAGTAAGATCATAGGTCAAGGAGCATCTTCAACAGTTTATAGAGGAATTCTTTTCCATGGACAAGTTGTGGCTGTAAAAAGATTGAATGATGTTGGCAATGGTAATAACCTAATAAAACCATTTACCAATGAATGTACTGGTATGGCTCGAAAATTGAAGCATAAAAACCTGGTTCAACTGTTGGGGTGGTGCTGTGAAAAGAATGAACTTATCCTAGTATATGAGTTTCTGCCTAATGGTAACCTTGATCGGAATCTGCATAGAGATTCAGATGCTTTTCGTGTACTAACTTGTGAGCAAAGGCTGAACATTGTGTTGGGTATAGCTTCTGGCCTCACATATTTGCATGAAGAATGCAGTAGACAGATCATTCATAGGGATGTTAAGACTTGTAATGTGATGCTTGATTCAGACTTTAACCCTAAACTTGGTGATTTCGGATTGGTTAAGGTATATGATCGAGATTCTAGAACGAGAAAACCAACAATTCCAGCAGGAACAATGGGGTACTTAGCCCCGGAGTATGTTTACTCAGGTATTCCTACAATAAAGTCAGATGTTTACAGTTTTGGGGTGGTAGTTTTAGAGGTGGTTTCAGGAAGGAGACCAGTGGAGGAGAAAGGAGGGTTTCTGATTGATTGGGTGTGGAATCTATGGGAAGAAGGAAAAGTGATTGAGGCCATTGATTGGAGGATGATGGGGATGTATAGTAAGGAAGACATGGAAAGGATGCTAAAGGTTGGTTTGTGGTGTGTGCACTCTGATAAGAAGAAAAGACCTACCATTAAAAAAGCAGCTATGATGCTAAGAGGGGACCTACAGGTGCCTGATTTACCAGCTAAGAGGCCAGATTTGAAGCTCAGAAATGCTGCAGGTGATGACTTGGAGTTGGAGGACTGTCCCTGGGCTACTCCTAAAACTCATTTCAGTGAGCATTGA